The following proteins come from a genomic window of Shewanella halifaxensis HAW-EB4:
- a CDS encoding ABC transporter ATP-binding protein: MSLVRINNGSLAYGYTPLLQKADFTIEPGERVCIVGRNGAGKSSLMKVLSGDVLLDEGEFNIATDVKVSRLQQDPPKAEQGTVYAYIAAGLKDVGEKLERYHQLSHDVGTASPDEMERMLKQMERLQDDIDHLNGWQLDNRINQNCELLGLDPDAALSELSGGWQRKVALARSLVSDPDLLLLDEPTNHLDIDTIEWLEQFLLSYRGAIVFVSHDRGFIQRMATRIVDLDRGVVTSWPGNYQAYLDGKAEWLRVEAEQNALFDKKLAEEEVWIRQGVKARRTRNEGRVRALKDLRVERMARLNRQGGAKMAVADTERSGKLVFDIENLEYNLPEKNLVKNFSSTVMRGDRIALIGPNGCGKSTLVKLLIGQLEAQSGSVKVGTKLEIAYFDQYREALDPEKTVEDNVGEGKKTVTINGQDRHILSYLQDFLFSPMRARTPVKALSGGEKNRLLLARLLLRPANLIILDEPTNDLDIETLELLESLLADYKGTLLLVSHDRAFIDNTVTSSWWFTGNGGWSEYVGGYEDAVSQGARFYSGEPQATNTVQAPVAEVKAVAQASTVKTVEKKAEKKLSYKLQRELESLPALMEQLEQDLEKLQEIVSSPEFYAQEQKIVNESLKALSDKESQLESCFERWEELESLK, encoded by the coding sequence TTGAGTCTCGTACGTATTAATAATGGCTCTTTAGCCTACGGTTACACCCCATTGCTGCAAAAAGCTGATTTTACCATTGAACCAGGCGAACGGGTTTGTATCGTGGGCCGTAATGGCGCTGGTAAGTCAAGTTTAATGAAAGTCTTAAGTGGCGATGTGTTGCTTGATGAAGGTGAGTTTAACATTGCCACTGACGTAAAAGTCAGTCGTTTACAGCAAGACCCACCTAAAGCTGAGCAGGGCACAGTATATGCGTATATTGCCGCAGGCTTAAAAGACGTGGGTGAAAAGCTAGAACGCTACCATCAGCTCTCTCATGATGTCGGTACCGCTTCTCCAGATGAAATGGAGCGTATGCTTAAGCAGATGGAGCGATTGCAAGATGATATTGACCACCTTAATGGTTGGCAGCTCGATAATCGTATCAATCAAAACTGTGAGTTATTAGGGTTAGACCCAGACGCAGCGCTATCTGAGTTATCAGGTGGTTGGCAGCGTAAAGTCGCTTTAGCACGCTCTTTGGTTAGCGATCCCGATCTATTGCTCCTTGATGAGCCTACCAACCATTTAGATATCGATACCATCGAATGGTTAGAGCAGTTCCTGTTAAGTTACCGCGGCGCGATTGTATTTGTCAGTCACGACCGTGGCTTTATTCAGCGTATGGCGACGCGTATTGTCGACTTAGATCGTGGTGTGGTCACCTCTTGGCCGGGTAATTATCAAGCCTACCTCGATGGTAAAGCTGAATGGTTACGTGTTGAAGCTGAGCAAAATGCACTTTTTGATAAAAAATTAGCAGAAGAAGAAGTTTGGATCCGTCAAGGGGTTAAAGCTCGTCGTACTCGTAACGAAGGTCGTGTTCGTGCCCTTAAAGATCTGCGTGTCGAACGTATGGCTCGTCTTAATCGCCAAGGTGGCGCGAAGATGGCCGTTGCCGATACAGAACGCTCGGGTAAATTGGTATTCGATATCGAAAATCTCGAGTACAACCTACCAGAGAAGAACCTGGTTAAGAACTTTAGTTCAACGGTTATGCGTGGCGACAGAATTGCACTGATTGGCCCTAATGGTTGTGGTAAATCGACGTTAGTGAAGCTGCTTATCGGCCAGTTAGAGGCTCAATCTGGCAGTGTTAAAGTCGGTACAAAGTTAGAAATCGCTTATTTTGACCAATATCGTGAAGCGCTCGATCCAGAGAAGACGGTTGAAGATAACGTCGGCGAAGGTAAAAAGACGGTCACAATCAATGGTCAAGATCGCCATATCTTAAGCTATTTACAAGACTTTTTGTTTTCACCAATGCGCGCTAGAACGCCTGTTAAGGCCTTATCTGGCGGTGAGAAGAACCGTCTGTTATTAGCACGCTTATTGCTCAGACCTGCAAACCTCATTATTCTTGATGAACCAACAAACGATCTTGATATTGAGACCTTAGAGTTGTTAGAGTCACTGCTTGCCGATTATAAAGGTACATTGTTGCTAGTGAGTCACGATCGTGCCTTTATCGATAATACTGTTACCAGCAGTTGGTGGTTTACCGGTAATGGTGGCTGGAGTGAGTATGTTGGTGGTTATGAAGATGCTGTGTCACAAGGCGCAAGATTTTATTCTGGGGAACCTCAAGCCACAAATACAGTCCAAGCTCCTGTTGCCGAAGTAAAAGCTGTAGCTCAAGCCTCTACTGTGAAAACAGTAGAGAAAAAGGCTGAGAAAAAACTGTCGTACAAATTACAGCGCGAATTAGAGTCTCTACCCGCTTTGATGGAGCAGTTAGAGCAGGACCTTGAAAAGTTACAAGAAATTGTCAGTTCACCTGAGTTTTACGCTCAGGAGCAAAAAATAGTGAATGAAAGCTTGAAAGCATTGTCCGATAAGGAGAGTCAGCTTGAAAGTTGCTTTGAGCGATGGGAAGAGCTCGAGTCATTGAAGTAA
- a CDS encoding glutaredoxin family protein: MQANASVILYHTDACHLCELAADLLMQAGITFNALDICDDEHLAEQYGIRIPVVKIVDSQSELNWPFDLEALEEFLGA; encoded by the coding sequence ATGCAGGCTAACGCCTCGGTTATTTTATATCACACAGATGCGTGCCATCTGTGTGAATTAGCAGCTGATTTACTCATGCAGGCAGGCATTACCTTTAATGCCTTGGATATCTGTGATGATGAACATTTGGCTGAGCAATATGGTATTCGAATCCCGGTCGTCAAAATTGTCGATTCTCAAAGTGAACTAAATTGGCCGTTTGATCTCGAAGCATTAGAAGAATTTTTAGGAGCGTAA
- the rlmKL gene encoding bifunctional 23S rRNA (guanine(2069)-N(7))-methyltransferase RlmK/23S rRNA (guanine(2445)-N(2))-methyltransferase RlmL: MLNFFAAAPRGYEYALSLELAELGASEIKESVAGVYFSAPLELGYRITLWSRLASRIIFVIYKGPCESPEQLYNAAYGIDWQMQFSNRSTFSIDFHGLGGFIKNTQFGALKIKDAIVDRFRDDDFSRPNVERVDADFRIDAHFRRGEITIGFNFSGPALHKRGYRSTTGEAPLKENLAANMLVRSGWQAAQVDLLDPFCGSGTILIEAAMMACDIAPGIHRERFGFDHWLPHNKKVWEELLNEARARASIGKTRCEIKFYGSDIDSRLVALAKRNAENAGVLELIDFNVCNALDVKAPAGSGYLISNPPYGERLGNVTSLLQLYYQLGDKFKADFGGWSIAILNSDVELLSALKLKADKQMKMNNGALECAFNLYTVHALNTRRVDPANIKIEGDVSDIAVPFANRIKKNFKQLEKWAKKEGIDSYRLYDADIPEYNVAIDKYLDYVVIQEYSAPSEIPEAVTKRRLTDVLISLPSAIGIDPNHIILKTRERKKGTNQYEKLAASKLELITTEYGAKFKLNLKEYLDTGLFLDHRLTRKLVGEKSKGRSVCNLFSYTGSASVHAALGGATSVTTVDMSNTYIDWAKENFALNGLNSDKYQFVQANCLQWMKRTHDRFDLIFIDPPTFSNSKRMEDSFDVQRDHLAMLTDVFKLLNPGGEIIFSNNKRKFKMEIAELEALGMSVKNIDNQTLPLDYKRNPHIHNTWLITHAG, encoded by the coding sequence ATGTTAAATTTTTTTGCTGCAGCTCCACGGGGCTATGAATACGCGTTATCACTTGAGCTCGCAGAGCTTGGCGCTTCTGAAATAAAAGAAAGTGTTGCGGGAGTTTATTTTTCTGCTCCGTTAGAGCTGGGATATCGTATTACCCTATGGTCGCGTTTGGCGAGCAGAATCATTTTTGTCATTTATAAAGGTCCATGTGAGTCACCTGAGCAGCTGTATAACGCGGCTTACGGTATTGACTGGCAGATGCAGTTTTCAAATCGCAGTACTTTTAGCATCGACTTCCATGGTTTGGGTGGTTTTATTAAGAACACCCAGTTTGGTGCACTAAAAATCAAAGATGCGATTGTAGATCGTTTTCGTGATGATGATTTTTCTCGTCCAAATGTTGAAAGAGTCGATGCCGATTTTAGAATTGATGCCCACTTTAGACGTGGTGAGATCACTATCGGTTTCAATTTCTCAGGCCCAGCGCTGCACAAGCGTGGCTATCGCTCGACAACGGGTGAGGCACCACTAAAAGAAAACCTAGCTGCTAATATGCTAGTTCGTAGTGGTTGGCAAGCTGCACAAGTAGACTTATTGGATCCATTCTGTGGTAGTGGAACCATTTTGATTGAAGCGGCGATGATGGCGTGTGATATTGCACCAGGTATTCATCGTGAGCGTTTTGGTTTTGACCATTGGTTGCCTCATAACAAGAAAGTTTGGGAAGAGTTATTAAACGAAGCCCGTGCGCGTGCGTCTATCGGTAAGACTCGTTGTGAGATTAAATTCTATGGCTCAGATATTGACTCTAGACTGGTAGCATTAGCGAAACGCAATGCCGAGAATGCTGGTGTGCTAGAACTTATCGATTTTAACGTCTGCAATGCGTTAGACGTTAAAGCGCCAGCAGGATCAGGATATTTAATATCTAATCCGCCGTACGGTGAGCGTTTAGGTAACGTCACCTCATTATTGCAGCTTTATTACCAACTAGGTGATAAGTTCAAGGCCGATTTCGGCGGCTGGAGCATCGCTATCTTAAACAGTGATGTTGAGCTGTTATCTGCATTAAAGCTCAAAGCTGACAAGCAGATGAAGATGAATAACGGCGCTTTAGAGTGTGCGTTTAACCTTTATACAGTTCATGCGCTGAATACGCGCCGTGTCGATCCTGCTAACATCAAAATTGAAGGTGATGTCAGTGATATCGCCGTACCTTTTGCTAATCGTATTAAAAAGAACTTTAAGCAGCTAGAGAAATGGGCTAAGAAAGAGGGCATCGATAGTTACCGTTTATATGATGCAGATATACCTGAATATAACGTAGCGATTGATAAGTACCTCGATTATGTCGTGATCCAAGAGTATTCAGCACCATCAGAAATCCCTGAAGCGGTAACTAAACGCAGATTAACCGACGTATTGATCTCACTACCTAGTGCGATTGGCATCGACCCTAATCACATCATTTTGAAAACCCGTGAGCGTAAGAAGGGTACTAATCAATATGAAAAGTTAGCCGCGAGTAAGCTTGAGCTGATCACAACAGAATATGGCGCTAAATTTAAGTTAAACCTTAAAGAGTACCTAGATACTGGCCTATTTTTAGATCATCGATTAACTCGTAAGTTAGTGGGTGAAAAATCTAAAGGTCGCAGTGTATGCAACCTGTTTTCATATACCGGGTCGGCATCTGTACATGCAGCTTTAGGTGGGGCGACTTCGGTCACTACCGTAGACATGTCTAATACTTATATCGATTGGGCAAAAGAAAACTTTGCATTAAATGGCTTAAATAGCGATAAATATCAGTTTGTTCAGGCTAACTGCCTGCAATGGATGAAGCGCACACACGATAGGTTTGACCTGATTTTTATCGATCCTCCGACCTTCTCAAACTCGAAGCGGATGGAAGACTCATTTGACGTGCAGCGTGATCACCTTGCCATGTTAACTGACGTGTTCAAACTGCTAAATCCTGGTGGGGAAATTATTTTCTCCAACAATAAGCGCAAATTTAAGATGGAAATCGCTGAGCTTGAAGCACTAGGCATGTCAGTTAAAAACATCGATAACCAAACATTACCTTTGGATTACAAGCGCAACCCGCATATCCACAATACATGGTTAATCACCCATGCAGGCTAA
- a CDS encoding peptidylprolyl isomerase, with protein sequence MNKTLPLLLCFSLTACGGSDSNETAPPPIQAPELQADICYLMSTTMGDMTLAIDLTNMPITGNNFKNYADDGFYTDTLFHRTINNFVIQGGGFTSGLVAKPSNDPIINEANVGISNKRGTIAMARTNAPDSATTQFFVNVLDNPQLDASSSNYGYAVFGKVIDGMDVVDQISIVKTGVNDVPLSEILINSVIETSCSSN encoded by the coding sequence ATGAATAAAACACTACCCCTCCTACTTTGCTTTAGCTTGACGGCTTGTGGTGGCAGCGACAGTAATGAAACTGCTCCGCCGCCAATTCAAGCACCCGAACTCCAAGCTGATATCTGCTATCTAATGTCTACGACTATGGGCGATATGACCCTAGCTATCGACCTAACAAATATGCCAATTACCGGAAATAACTTTAAAAACTATGCCGACGATGGCTTCTATACCGACACACTATTTCATCGCACCATCAATAATTTTGTAATACAAGGAGGCGGCTTTACTAGCGGATTAGTAGCAAAGCCTAGCAACGACCCTATCATTAATGAAGCTAACGTTGGGATCAGCAATAAACGTGGCACTATCGCAATGGCACGTACCAATGCCCCGGACTCTGCAACCACTCAGTTCTTTGTTAACGTACTCGATAACCCACAACTGGATGCTTCCAGTTCTAACTATGGTTATGCAGTATTTGGAAAAGTAATCGATGGAATGGATGTTGTCGACCAAATAAGTATTGTTAAAACTGGCGTCAACGACGTTCCATTATCTGAAATCTTGATTAACTCAGTTATTGAAACAAGTTGCTCAAGTAATTAA
- a CDS encoding cell division protein ZapC: protein MLLMPKRDWQWGYNETHGVLSVSLGDDMEFLSAYKLKTLIPDAKEPMEFSVEHAKFYIDLVDRLSKSLALNDALIVQIALNATAAHFLLKPQMPKSWFFNVSHQCVYSEVGKLFQLTTSEHTVLAMVIESGLQASLVMIMSVECRLTDTKKLKQFETIKVMHDRLAPLPIQKQVNAA from the coding sequence ATGTTATTAATGCCAAAAAGGGATTGGCAGTGGGGGTATAATGAAACGCACGGAGTATTAAGTGTTTCGTTAGGAGACGACATGGAGTTTTTGTCGGCTTATAAATTAAAAACCCTGATACCAGATGCCAAAGAGCCAATGGAGTTTAGCGTTGAACATGCTAAGTTCTATATTGATTTGGTTGATCGTTTATCAAAGTCACTTGCATTAAATGATGCGCTAATAGTTCAAATAGCGCTAAATGCCACAGCGGCTCATTTCTTACTAAAACCCCAGATGCCTAAATCTTGGTTTTTTAATGTGTCACATCAATGTGTTTATAGCGAAGTCGGCAAGCTCTTTCAATTAACGACCAGTGAGCATACGGTACTTGCTATGGTGATAGAGTCCGGTCTGCAAGCATCTTTGGTCATGATCATGTCTGTAGAATGTCGTTTAACTGACACTAAGAAACTTAAACAGTTTGAAACGATTAAAGTTATGCACGATAGGCTTGCACCTTTGCCTATTCAGAAACAAGTTAACGCTGCTTAA
- the pyrD gene encoding quinone-dependent dihydroorotate dehydrogenase, which translates to MFYKIAQKFMFQMDPELAHNLAIGSLKSTGNSPLNCFYAQNIKPAPVTMMGLTFPNPVGLAAGMDKDGECIDAFHAMGFGHIEVGTVTPRPQPGNDKPRCFRLKPAKAIINRMGFNNKGVDNLVENLKAVKTNAMVGVNIGKNKDTPVEQGKDDYLICMDKVYPYAAYIAVNISSPNTPGLRSLQYGDLLDDLLGSLKQKQKELAEKHGKYVPIALKIAPDLSSEEIEKIAEALIKSEFDAAIATNTTLTRDGVSGLLNANEAGGLSGKPLNSLSTIVIKQLADCLKGKLPIIGVGGINAAEDALDKLDAGAEMVQIFSGFIYQGPKLIKDIVEAYRIK; encoded by the coding sequence ATGTTTTATAAAATCGCACAAAAGTTCATGTTTCAGATGGATCCAGAGCTGGCACATAATTTAGCTATCGGCAGTTTAAAGTCTACTGGTAATTCACCTTTAAACTGCTTTTATGCGCAAAATATTAAGCCAGCCCCTGTTACTATGATGGGCCTGACTTTTCCAAATCCTGTAGGTCTTGCTGCCGGTATGGATAAAGACGGTGAGTGTATCGATGCATTTCATGCTATGGGGTTTGGTCATATTGAAGTGGGAACAGTCACCCCGCGTCCACAACCAGGTAATGATAAGCCACGCTGTTTTAGACTTAAGCCTGCTAAAGCAATTATTAATCGCATGGGATTCAACAATAAAGGTGTAGACAACCTAGTTGAAAACCTCAAAGCTGTTAAGACAAATGCGATGGTTGGTGTCAATATCGGTAAGAATAAAGATACGCCAGTAGAGCAGGGCAAAGATGATTATTTAATCTGCATGGATAAGGTATATCCTTACGCCGCCTATATTGCAGTAAATATTTCTTCGCCAAACACGCCTGGATTGCGATCGCTTCAGTATGGCGATCTGCTCGATGATCTTCTTGGATCATTAAAACAAAAGCAAAAAGAACTCGCTGAAAAACATGGTAAGTACGTGCCAATTGCATTAAAAATTGCACCTGACTTATCAAGTGAAGAGATTGAAAAGATAGCTGAGGCACTAATAAAGAGTGAATTTGACGCTGCTATTGCGACAAATACTACACTAACTCGTGATGGTGTTAGCGGTTTATTGAATGCTAATGAAGCTGGTGGGTTAAGTGGTAAGCCGTTGAATTCATTGTCAACTATAGTGATTAAGCAGTTAGCTGATTGCTTGAAAGGTAAGTTACCAATCATTGGTGTCGGTGGTATTAACGCCGCTGAAGATGCGTTAGATAAATTAGATGCGGGTGCTGAGATGGTTCAGATTTTTTCTGGGTTTATTTATCAAGGACCTAAATTAATTAAAGATATCGTCGAAGCATATCGAATTAAATAA